A window of Malania oleifera isolate guangnan ecotype guangnan chromosome 2, ASM2987363v1, whole genome shotgun sequence genomic DNA:
TTAGGGTCTTTGACTACTTCGATGTTTAAATCAAGTAATAATAATGATTCATCCTTTTCTTAATTTAAAAGAGCCCGTTCATAGACAACTAATTGAGAAAGTAATAAgaacatttcatttattttcccATGTATTACTCACTTATTATAATATTTGATTCACATatgtttaattcaatttttttccatGAGTTATATTAATGTAGAGTAATATATAACaatggatttttaaaaatttgataaGTTTAACGTTAataaatatttagaaaattattCACATTCTCACACATGAATAAATAAGTATGCTCTAATCAATAAGTTAGAGAAGGCGAACAGATTTATTATAGAAAGTACCTACCAATTTTGAAATCCCCAAAACAATGATATGAAACTCTAAAAATTCAAAGTACATAGCCTCGGTGATTCAGAAATTTATCAAATTCATCTTCTTTGAATTCTTAGTTAATACTTATTCAATtatgtatatatgcatacatatatattccaCACATCTATTAATGTTAAATTTATTAAGTTTTTAATCAATTTATATGTTACTAAAGATATAGCTCAtgcaaaaaaaattgaaataagaaaATGTAAATTAAGCATTATAATAagcgaaaaaaaaaatatgtaaggAAATAAATGAAACGATCTTATTACTTTTAAATTAATCGTTGAGATTGAAAcatttgaattaaaaaataaaattttttattgctTGACTTAAATGATGAAATAGTCAAATCTCGCATTTTATTTTATGCAATTGCCTAAACTTAACAACAAGCAAGATCATTTCATATTAAGAGACAGATAGAacattattaatttaaaataattaaaattatttatatattaaaattgaaTAATATCCTATACATTACATAGGACTCTACCaaagaaatgaaaaaagaaataaaaattaaaaaggtgtAGAAAAGATTATCACTGCGtccttaaaatttaaaactaCAACCATCTCCTTAAAATCAAAACCACCACCATCTCCGTATGTTTAAATGGCTCTTACGTTATTCTTTAAATGCATTTGGTAAGAACAGCTAGCCCTTTTTTTATGTGAATATGCTGGAAAAAGTTGGTTGATATCTAACACAATATATTTAACTCCCAAGCCACTAAAGAAAGtaaaattaaaagagagaaaaaggaacaGCGCATATATAATTACAAATGTACAATATTCAGTCATATTGAAAGTCTCAACAGACCCATCTCCTCATCCCATCATTTCCTGCTCTCACCAATTTCCTTCAAATCTTTCAGCAACCCCCTTCTCACCAACATTAATACAAGGCTAGCCTACACTGTCATACCCCAGCAAACCCCTAAAACCCTTTAAAAACCCTACAGTGTCATATCCCAGCAATGCTACCTAGCTAGCTTTCTCAAGGGATCAAATGAGCAAGAAGAAGAATcatctcccttctctcttcaagaATAAAGAAGGAAAAACCTCGAGCAAATGGCCTCACCGCAGCAAGAAGCTCAAAGCCATTTCTCTTCAAGCCAGAGAACGCACCTTCAAGAAGGTAAACTCAGTCTTGTCCAATGCTGCCAAGTTCATCAAAAAGCTAAACTCATCACCCAGGGTTTCCGTAGTGGTGGAATCCAAGCAGCAGGAGCCCTCTCCAAGGCTGCCAAGTTCATCAATGGAGATGGCTTTTCATGCACTGAGATCGGAGAGGTTGTTCTTTGAGAAGGAGGAGACAAGGTCAATCATGGCAGCAGAAGCACATTCTCCTTTCAACATGTGTGAGATGGTAACTTTGGATTCTGAGGATCCTTACTTGGACTTTAGGGTTTCAATGGAGGAAGTAGTTGAGGCCTGTGGGCTGAAGTCTCATGGGCAGCACagggagcagttgcaggagctgcTGGCTTGGTACTTGAGAATGAATGGGAGGAAGAATCACGGTGTTATAGTTTGGGCATTCGTTGACATGTTTCTTGGGCTTCCTTCTCCTTCCTCCGGCTGTTCTTTTCCTGATTGTCATCATCATGATTATGCTTCTGCTTCATCTTCTAGGTTATATTGTGGGTGGGGAGTTGAGACTTGAGAGGGAATGTGTTTCTTCTTCAACTACAAAGAACTAGAAAAATATCTTGATTGAGAAATCACAATCATATGTTGTTTTTTCTCCCGGCAATTCTCATCTAGAATTCTTTAGTTGGGAGAAAATGCCATATCGTCATttgttatgcaatttaaaataaagtaCGTTTTCAAAGTTAGGAAagaaaaactctgttcattaaaagaaaattttgataagaaaTTTTCGCAAATGACATGTAATTCTATGATTTATTAGAATTTATTGGGCATGAAAAGATTAATTAATTCCGACCAATCATAAAAGTTCACATTGTTTGTGACAAGTTTCTTTGATAATTTTTAtgtgatgaaaaagaaaaattaacaaataaataaataaatttgacaacaaatatataacataatttggaAATAGAAGTGTGTAATTTTTttagaacataaataaataaataaactagataataaatattattgaatGATCTTGTTTAATCACAAGCAATGTCATTCTCTATATATGTTCCCAACTTCCTTTCACGTTAGTAGGCCCACATGGCAATGAGAGAATGAGTGCAATAAGTAGACCCCACATTGTCTTACCCTCTCCGGTGACACGGGCCCATGACACTAAGCTTTTTCCATTTAATCACATGCACATGTTATTTTTTTCCGAGTAATTTTCATCTAGAATTCCTAAGTTGTCATTAAACTTCATTTACTCTAATTTGATTGAAAGGATAAAATGAAGCATATATATATCCAAGGTTGAGGAAAAAAATTCCGTTCATtacaataaatttttacaaatgatGCGAAATCTTGTGATTTATTGGAATTTATTGACTGTGAAAAGGTAAACTAATTATAATCCCTATCATAAAATTTCATGTCACTTACAAAAATTTCTTTGATAGTTTTCTTGTGACGGGTAGAAAAgtttacaaataaataaataaatttgatagaaaaaaaatatagaacTTAACTTGAGATTACAAGTTTGTAATTGgttaatacataaataaataaataaataaatacataaaaaaacatgacaaaaaaatattattgaatgATCTTATTCAATCACACGCATATGTTGTTTCTTTTTCAGTAATTCCCATCATAAACTCCCAAGTTTTGAGATAATGTTTATCGTCATTTGTTATAAGATTTGATTGAAGATAAAATGAAGTATTCAAGCATGGAAAAAGGAAAGGTTTTGTTCATTACAAGTAAATTACGATAAAAAATTTCTTAAATTAGGGGAAATGGAATATATTGAGTGtcaaaagattaattaaattgaactaataataaaatttcaTACTACTTGTGAAAATTTCTTATTAGTTTTCATGCGATTAATAGAAAaactaaat
This region includes:
- the LOC131148338 gene encoding transcription repressor OFP13-like, whose protein sequence is MSKKKNHLPSLFKNKEGKTSSKWPHRSKKLKAISLQARERTFKKVNSVLSNAAKFIKKLNSSPRVSVVVESKQQEPSPRLPSSSMEMAFHALRSERLFFEKEETRSIMAAEAHSPFNMCEMVTLDSEDPYLDFRVSMEEVVEACGLKSHGQHREQLQELLAWYLRMNGRKNHGVIVWAFVDMFLGLPSPSSGCSFPDCHHHDYASASSSRLYCGWGVET